The genome window TCTCGGAGGGGGGCGCGCCCTGGGGAAAGCGGTTGAGCCGCTCGGTGAGGCGGGCGTAGGAGTCGCGGGCGGTCTGGTGGGCCATTGTGTCCTCACGCAACGGGGAAAGAATTCCAAGGCGAAAGGCTTGTCTCACGCCCGTTAGCTTTGCTCACTTATGGCCGCAAAGGGCGCGAAGGCAGACCTGGGGAAAACCCTTTGAAATCTGGCATAGGATATCACAGGCCGTTGACCACGCGAAATATACCGTCCTTCAGGCGCGATTCGCCGAAGTTGATAAGCAAGCCGAGTTTTTTGCCTGACAGTCTTAGGTAGGTCAGGAGCTGTTTTTTGTGAACGGGAATCACTTTTTCCACCGACTTCAATTCCACAATCAGAGAATCCGCCACAACCAGATCGGCCCGGAATCCCTCATCAAAGGTCTTGCCCTCGTAGGTAACGGCGACCGGCACCTGCCGCTCAACCCGAATCTCTCTCCTGGCAAGTTCATAGGCCAGAACATTCTCATAGACCGATTCCAAAAGACCCGGCCCCAAAGCACTATGGACATGAAACGCCGCATCCATGACCAGTCGTGAAATATGATTCTCTTTACCCATATCATTCTCCATTGATTGGCATTCTCCAACAATGAAGACATCTTTCCAAGAAAATAATGCTTTCTGCCCTCCCCTTTGCGACCTTAGCGGCCTTAAGTGAGCAACGCGAACGGGCGTGAGGCGCCCTTGGCCTCGGGTTCGTAGCCCCTAGCGGCAGGCCCCCTTTGCGAGAAACAAGAACAGCCCCGGCGGAACGATCCTGCGGGGCTCGGAACGACATCAACAAAAAACTGAAAACCTAATAACGGGAAGAGTCGATCAGGGAAGGGTCTTCCTCCCAGCTGCGCAGAAGGAAATAACCGATATTGAACTGCTCGTGGAGGCGGGCGAGATCGACCTGTTGCAGGTTGTCGCGGGGGCCGTGCAGGCGGCCGAAGGGGACATGAAGGACGTAGGCGAGGTAGTCTTTGCCGTCGAAGAGGTTGCAGGCGCTGAAATTGAGCACCGGCAACTCGTGCGAGGAGGTGAACCAGCTCCTCTGGGGGAGCAGGCCGCCGACAAGGTTGGTCTCGAGGCCGAGGAGTAAATCTTCGGAGAAGCTCGCGCTCTGGAAGGGGACGTAGTCCGAGGAGAGCCCGGGAGAAAACGGCTCCTGCCCGAGATAGACCCCGAGGCTGTCGGCGAGCGTGCCGACCTGCTCGACCAGCTCCTCGTCGGAGATTCCCGTGGTGACGCAGTTGGGGGAGAAGGCGACGCCGACGCTGTCGATGTTGACGGCGATGAGGATGCGCTCTTTCTCCTGTTTCGATAGGCGCGCCACGTGGGCGCGGCTGCCGCGCATGCCCGACTCCTCGGCCCCGGGGAAGAGAATCCGGTAGGTGAACGGCCCCGGCGGCGACTCGCTCAGGGCGGCGGCGAGCTCGAGGGCGACGGCCACCCCGGTGGCGTTGTCGATGGCCCCTTGCGAGAGGAAGGACCAGGAGATGAATTCGTCCAGGGCCCCGTTGAGAAGGAGGCTGAGGAACTTGAGGGGATTTGCGTCGGTCTTGTCGTAATGGGCGGTGAGGTAGACGATCCGGGGAGTGGTGCCGGGGACTTCGATCAGCAGGTTATTCTGGAGGCTGAACCAGTCGATCGGCTCGGTGCGGGCCAGGTGGGTCAGGCCGAGTTCGTCGATGCGCCCCTGGAGCGCGCGGAATCGGCCCAGGTTCCCGCCTTCGGCGGCGAGAGCGACGACCGTGCGGTAAAGCGAATCGCGACCGATCTTCCCCGATTCGGGAGCGGGGGGCAAGGAAGGCGCTGCGGAGCATCCGCAAAGAATGAGCAGCAGGACTGCGGCGAAAAACTTCAAGTGACTTCTCGGCCTGGAACTCGGACAAAAAAAAAGAGGAAGGTGCGTAAACACCTTCCTCTTTCTCCGTTGGTCGGGGCGAGAGGATTTGAACCTCCGACCCCCTGCACCCCATGCAGGTGCGCTACCAGGCTGCGCTACGCCCCGTCAATCAACGAATCGGGATTATGGTGTATTTGCCTTTTGTTGTCAAGGGAAAAGTGCCCTCGCATGCGCCTTTGTGCGAACTGAAAAGTTGAATGAGATTCGCCCGTTAGGAGTGGGCTAAAGATTCCTGCGGTCGATCACCCGCTGGGCCTTGCCCTCGTGGCGAGGCATGGAGGACGGCTCGACGAGCTTGACCTTGGCTCCGACGCCGAGGGTCGACACCAGCCGCTTCTGGAGCATGTCGACGAAGGCGCGCTGCTTCTTCATCTCGTCGAAGAAGATCCGCTCGTTGACCTCCACCTGGACCTCGAGGGTGTCGGAACTCCCCTCCCGCTCGACGACGAGCTGGTAGTGGGGTTCGCACCCCTCGACCTGGAAGAGGACCTCTTCGATCTGGGTCGGGAAGACGTTGACCCCCTTGATGATCAGCATGTCGTCGCTGCGGCCCATGGTCTTCTCCATGCGCACGTGGGTGCGACCGCAGTCGCACGGCTCGTAGTGCAGCCGGGTGATGTCCCGGGTGCGGTAGCGAATCATCGGGAAGGCTTCTTTGTTGATGGTGGTCAGGACGAGCTCGCCCACCGAGCCCGGGGGCAGGACTTCGCCGCTGTCCGGGTCGATGATCTCGGCGATGAACTGGTCCTCGAAGATGTGCATGCCGCGGCGGTGCAGGCACTCGCCGGCGATCCCCGGGCCCATGACCTCGGAGAGGCCGTAGTTGTCGGTGGCGACGATGCCGAGGCGCTCCTCGATCTCCCGGCGCATCTGTTCGCTCCAGGGCTCGGCGCCGAACAGCCCGACCCGCAGGGCGAGCCCGGCCGGGTCGATGCCGACCTTTTCCATGCGGTCGGCCATGGTCAGGGCGTAGGAGGGGGTGCTGACGAGGGCGGTGGAGCGGTAGTCCTGCATGATCATCAGCTGCTTGTCGGTGTTGCCGCTCGACATGGGGATGACCGAGGCGCCGATGCGCTCGGCCCCGTAGTGCAGGCCGAAGGCCCCGGTGAAGAGGCCGTAGCCGAAGGCGACGTGGACGATGTCCTCGTCGGTGACCCCGGCGGCGGTCATAAAGCGGGCGGCGAGCTCGGTCCAGCTGTTGAGGTCGGCGCGGGTGTAGCCGACGACCGTCGGCTTGCCCGTCGTCCCGGAGGACGAGTGGATGCGCACGACCTCCCGCAGGGGGACGGCGAACATGCCGTAGGGGTAGCCCAGGCGCAAATCCTCCTTGGTGGTGAAGGGGAGCTTGGCCAGGTCCTGCAGGGTGCTCACGTCGCCGTGCTCGATGCCGAGATCCCGGAATTTCTCCTGGTAGCAGGGGACGGCCCGGCAGACCCGCTCCAGGGTGGAGCGCAGCCGGGTCAGCTGGAGCATCTCCAGCTCATCCCGGGAGAGGCATTCGTTGACGGGGTCCCAGATACGCATGGGACCGACCTCGGAGTTAATGACGTTTCTCGACTTGTTCATCTAAGTTCCGAATATCGCAGCAGGTTTGGGGCAAGGGTGATCGTGGCTACATCTGGTAGACCCGCTCCCCTTCGAGGACGGTGATGCCGTTGGCGGTGAGGACCTTGATCGCCTCCTCGGGGTTGTCGAAGCGGAAGATGATGACCGCGTTCTCCCCGCAGCGCTCGACAAAAGCGTACATGTACTCGACGTTTACCTGTCCCGCGTCGAGGACCCGGAGGATGCCGCAGAGCCCGAGGGGCCGGTCCGGAACCTCGACGGCCACCACCTCGGTCTTGTTGACGGTGAAGCTGTGCTCCTTGAGGGCGGCCTTGGCCTGGTCGGTCTTGTCGACGATGAGGCGCAGGATGCCGAAATCGGAGGTGTCGGCCAGGGACAGGGCGCGGATATTGACCCCCGCCTCCCCGAGCACCCGGGAAACCTCGGCCAGGCGGCCCGACTTGTTTTCGATGAAAATGGAAATCTGCTCGACTTTCATGGATCCCCCCTCCTTTATTTTAGTTTTTCTCGCGCTTGTCGATCACCAGCCTGGCCTTGCCTTCGCTGCGGGCGATGGTCTTCGGCTCGACGAGGCGCGCCTTGCAGGTGACCCCGAGCAGGTCCTTGATCTCGTCCTGGATCTGCACCGAGAGCTGCTGAAGCACCTTGATTTCGTCGGAGAAGGTCCCCTCCCCCACCTCGACCTGGACTTCGAGGGTGTCGAGGTTCTCTTCCCGGTCGACGATGAGCTGGTAGTGGGGCTCGATCCCCTCGATGTTGAAGAGGACGCTCTCGATCTGGGAGGGGAAAACGTTGACCCCGCGGATGATGAGCATGTCGTCGCTTCGGCCGCTCATGCGCTCCAGCCGGGCGTGGGTGCGGCCGCAGACGCAGGGCTCGGTGATGATGCGGGTGATGTCCCGGGTGCGGTAGCGGATGAGGGGAATCCCCTCCTTGGTGATCGTGGTGATGACGAGTTCGCCCTTTTCGCCCGCCGGGAGGACCTCGCCGGTGTCGGGGTCGATGATCTCGGGAATGAAGTGGTCCTCCCAGATGTGCAGGCCGTTCTGGGCCTCGACGCACTCGATGCCGACGCCGGGTCCGAGGATCTCGGAGAGGCCGTAGATGTCGATCGCCTTGATGTTCAGCTTGGACTCGATCTCGCTGCGCATCTGCTCGGTCCAGGGCTCGGCCCCGAAGATGCCGACCTTGAGCTTGAGGGCCTTGAAGTCGATCCCCTGCTCGGCGGCCACCTCTGCCAGGTAAAGGCTGTAGGACGGGGTGCAGGTGAGGACCGTGGAGCCGAAGTCCTGCATGATCATGAGCTGCTTGAGGGTGTTGCCCCCGGACATGGGGATGACCGAGGCGCCGAGCTTCTCGGCCCCGTAGTGGGCCCCGAGCCCGCCGGTGAAGAGCCCGTAGCCGTAGGCGTTGTGAATGACGTCGCCCTTGTGGGCCCCGGCGGCGACGAAGGAGCGGGCCATGAGCTCGGCCCAGTTGTCGATGTCGCGGCGGGTGTAGCCGACCACCGTCGGCTTGCCGGTCGTCCCCGAGGAGGCGTGGATGCGGACGATCTGCTCGAGGGGAACGGCGAACAGCCCGTAGGGGTAATTGTCCCGCATGTCCTGCTTGAGGGTGAAAGGCAGGCGCTGAAGGTCTTCAAGGGTCTTGACCGTGCCGAGGCCGACCCCGGCCTTGCGGAAACTCTCCCGGTAGAACGGAACCGTGGCGCAGACCCGCTCGACGGTCTGCTGAAGACGCTTCAGCTGCAGGGACTCGATGGCCTCCCGGGGCAGGGTTTCGA of Desulfuromonas sp. contains these proteins:
- a CDS encoding phenylacetate--CoA ligase produces the protein MIWNDEFETLPREAIESLQLKRLQQTVERVCATVPFYRESFRKAGVGLGTVKTLEDLQRLPFTLKQDMRDNYPYGLFAVPLEQIVRIHASSGTTGKPTVVGYTRRDIDNWAELMARSFVAAGAHKGDVIHNAYGYGLFTGGLGAHYGAEKLGASVIPMSGGNTLKQLMIMQDFGSTVLTCTPSYSLYLAEVAAEQGIDFKALKLKVGIFGAEPWTEQMRSEIESKLNIKAIDIYGLSEILGPGVGIECVEAQNGLHIWEDHFIPEIIDPDTGEVLPAGEKGELVITTITKEGIPLIRYRTRDITRIITEPCVCGRTHARLERMSGRSDDMLIIRGVNVFPSQIESVLFNIEGIEPHYQLIVDREENLDTLEVQVEVGEGTFSDEIKVLQQLSVQIQDEIKDLLGVTCKARLVEPKTIARSEGKARLVIDKREKN
- a CDS encoding M20/M25/M40 family metallo-hydrolase — encoded protein: MKFFAAVLLLILCGCSAAPSLPPAPESGKIGRDSLYRTVVALAAEGGNLGRFRALQGRIDELGLTHLARTEPIDWFSLQNNLLIEVPGTTPRIVYLTAHYDKTDANPLKFLSLLLNGALDEFISWSFLSQGAIDNATGVAVALELAAALSESPPGPFTYRILFPGAEESGMRGSRAHVARLSKQEKERILIAVNIDSVGVAFSPNCVTTGISDEELVEQVGTLADSLGVYLGQEPFSPGLSSDYVPFQSASFSEDLLLGLETNLVGGLLPQRSWFTSSHELPVLNFSACNLFDGKDYLAYVLHVPFGRLHGPRDNLQQVDLARLHEQFNIGYFLLRSWEEDPSLIDSSRY
- a CDS encoding ACT domain-containing protein, with the protein product MKVEQISIFIENKSGRLAEVSRVLGEAGVNIRALSLADTSDFGILRLIVDKTDQAKAALKEHSFTVNKTEVVAVEVPDRPLGLCGILRVLDAGQVNVEYMYAFVERCGENAVIIFRFDNPEEAIKVLTANGITVLEGERVYQM
- a CDS encoding phenylacetate--CoA ligase, producing MRIWDPVNECLSRDELEMLQLTRLRSTLERVCRAVPCYQEKFRDLGIEHGDVSTLQDLAKLPFTTKEDLRLGYPYGMFAVPLREVVRIHSSSGTTGKPTVVGYTRADLNSWTELAARFMTAAGVTDEDIVHVAFGYGLFTGAFGLHYGAERIGASVIPMSSGNTDKQLMIMQDYRSTALVSTPSYALTMADRMEKVGIDPAGLALRVGLFGAEPWSEQMRREIEERLGIVATDNYGLSEVMGPGIAGECLHRRGMHIFEDQFIAEIIDPDSGEVLPPGSVGELVLTTINKEAFPMIRYRTRDITRLHYEPCDCGRTHVRMEKTMGRSDDMLIIKGVNVFPTQIEEVLFQVEGCEPHYQLVVEREGSSDTLEVQVEVNERIFFDEMKKQRAFVDMLQKRLVSTLGVGAKVKLVEPSSMPRHEGKAQRVIDRRNL
- a CDS encoding GxxExxY protein; this translates as MGKENHISRLVMDAAFHVHSALGPGLLESVYENVLAYELARREIRVERQVPVAVTYEGKTFDEGFRADLVVADSLIVELKSVEKVIPVHKKQLLTYLRLSGKKLGLLINFGESRLKDGIFRVVNGL